One genomic region from Balaenoptera acutorostrata chromosome 1, mBalAcu1.1, whole genome shotgun sequence encodes:
- the APCS gene encoding LOW QUALITY PROTEIN: serum amyloid P-component (The sequence of the model RefSeq protein was modified relative to this genomic sequence to represent the inferred CDS: inserted 2 bases in 1 codon), with translation MDKLLLWVSVLASLPEAFAQKDLSRKVFLFPRESSTDHVNLITKLEKPLQNFTLCFRAYSDLSCGYSLFSYNTQGKDNELLIFKDRIGEYSLYIGRTRVTARVIEEFPTPVHICTSWESSTGIAEFWINGKPLVKKGLRQGYSVGANPKIVLGQEQDSYGGGFDKTQSFMRQIGDLYMWDSXLSPEEIQFVYQRSYSLNPTILNWQALNYEMKGYVVIKPLVWG, from the exons ATGGACAAGCTACTGCTTTGGGTCTCTGTCCTCGCCAGCCTTCCAGAAGCCTTTGCTCAGAAAG ACCTCAGTAGGAAGGTGTTTCTGTTCCCTAGAGAATCTTCTACTGACCACGTGAACCTGATCACAAAGCTGGAGAAACCTCTGCAGAACTTTACCTTGTGTTTTCGAGCCTATAGTGATCTCTCCTGCGGCTACAGCCTCTTCTCCTATAACACCCAGGGCAAGGATAATGAGCTActaatttttaaagacagaattgGAGAGTACAGTTTATACATTGGAAGAACCAGAGTTACTGCCAGAGTTATTGAGGAGTTCCCCACCCCAGTGCACATCTGTACCAGCTGGGAGTCTTCCACAGGCATTGCCGAATTCTGGATCAATGGGAAGCCGCTGGTGAAAAAGGGCCTGAGACAGGGTTATTCTGTGGGAGCTAACCCCAAGATTGTCCTGGGCCAGGAGCAGGATTCCTATGGAGGAGGCTTTGATAAAACCCAGTCCTTTATGAGACAGATTGGGGATTTGTACATGTGGGACTC GCTGTCTCCCGAAGAGATCCAGTTTGTGTATCAGCGTTCCTACTCCCTCAATCCCACCATCCTAAATTGGCAGGCTCTGAACTATGAAATGAAAGGCTACGTTGTCATCAAGCCCCTGGTGTGGGGCTGA
- the LOC103011129 gene encoding LOW QUALITY PROTEIN: putative olfactory receptor 10J6 (The sequence of the model RefSeq protein was modified relative to this genomic sequence to represent the inferred CDS: inserted 3 bases in 2 codons; substituted 1 base at 1 genomic stop codon): MQRKNLTEVTEFIFLGFSRFHEHQIILFAVFLILYTLTLAGNVIIVTIIHIDRHLHMPIYFFLIILASSETMYTPVTIPRMLSSLTAQNQPISLAGCTTQMFLFVTLASNXCFLLTVVGYDHCVAICNPLRYTLIMSKRVCVQLMCGAFSIGXMAAVQVTSIFTXPFCHRVVGHFFCDILPAMKLSCIDTTVNEIINFVVSLSVILVPMGLVFISYVLIISTILNIASAVGQKKAFATCASHLTMVMVHYSCASTAYLKPKSENSVEQDLLLSVTYTIITPLLNPVVYSLRNKEVKDALRRAVGRNIS, from the exons ATGCAGAGAAAAAACCTCACAGAAGTGACAGAGTTCATTTTCCTAGGATTCTCCAGATTCCATGAACACCAGATCATCCTCTTTGCAGTTTTTCTCATCCTGTATACATTAACTCTGGCTGGCAATGTCATCATCGTGACAATTATCCACATTGATCGCCACCTCCACATGCCCATATACTTCTTCCTGATCATCCTGGCCAGTTCAGAGACTATGTACACACCAGTCACCATTCCACGGATGCTCTCCAGCCTCACAGCCCAGAACCAGCCAATCTCCTTGGCAGGTTGTACCACCCAAATGTTCTTGTTTGTTACCTTAGCCAGCA ACTGCTTTCTGCTCACAGTGGTGGGATATGACCACTGTGTGGCCATCTGCAACCCCCTGAGATACACACTCATCATGAGCAAGAGGGTGTGTGTCCAGCTGATGTGTGGAGCCTTCAGCATTGG CATGGCAGCTGTCCAGGTGACATCCATATTTACCTAACCATTTTGTCACAGAGTGGTTGGTCATTTCTTCTGTGACATCCTCCCTGCCATGAAACTCTCCTGTATTGATACCACTGTCAATGAGATCATCAATTTTGTTGTCAGTTTATCGGTGATCCTGGTTCCCATGGGCCTGGTCTTCATCTCCTACGTTCTTATCATCTCCACCATCCTCAATATCGCCTCAGCCGTGGGCCAGAAGAAGGCCTTTGCCACATGTGCCTCCCACCTCACCATGGTCATGGTCCACTACAGCTGTGCCTCCACTGCCTACCTCAAGCCTAAGTCAGAAAATTCTGTAGAACAAGACCTCCTTCTCTCAGTGACCTACACCATCATCACTCCCCTGCTGAACCCTGTTGTTTACAGTCTGAGGAACAAAGAGGTCAAGGATGCCCTACGCAGAGCTGTGGGCAGAAACATTTCTTAA